The following proteins are co-located in the Hevea brasiliensis isolate MT/VB/25A 57/8 chromosome 11, ASM3005281v1, whole genome shotgun sequence genome:
- the LOC110665821 gene encoding LOW QUALITY PROTEIN: E3 ubiquitin-protein ligase ATL42-like (The sequence of the model RefSeq protein was modified relative to this genomic sequence to represent the inferred CDS: inserted 1 base in 1 codon; substituted 1 base at 1 genomic stop codon) gives MNQLGVFLIIPCFFFHVKAQNTWNSHSGILNPLHPTLAAVIGIISIMLSVTFLILAYSKFCHRNTIDDLLVHDTNHQNFLGLSSSRSRFSGIDRAVIDSLPFFRFSSLKGSKQGLECAVCLSIFEETEILRLLPNCKHAFHKNCIDQWLESHSSCPLCRYKFDPKDLKSFSFSNSLRYLQNPSNLSEDPNLELFVQREQDYHGSSRFNLGSNDKXKKMKNYYLXNQEGNNSQELLHKFKHKIIVSDVIIKNRWSDVNSSDLLFLNSEMLNVMSSTRFSPANSSSCTGFSMNENIEKIKEDLERKRLYESKISKADRSDSFSTSCLLSTSYQEESSRQMINPAEMRSMSEITIYSRFKELNVRNKIKESLSPRSSSEKEDRIRKLWLPTARRTVQWFAGQERNLQELEYKRQTSNV, from the exons ATGAACCAATTGGGAGTGTTCCTCATAATTCCTTGCTTCTTCTTCCATGTCAAAGCCCAAAACACATGGAATTCTCATTCGGGTATCCTCAATCCACTCCATCCAACCCTCGCAGCAGTCATTGGCATTATCTCAATTATGCTTTCTGTAACTTTTCTCATACTTGCCTATTCAAAATTCTGTCACAGAAACACAATTGATGATCTCTTAGTCCATGACACAAATCACCAAAATTTCCTTGGTCTCAGTAGTTCAAGGTCTAGATTTTCTGGCATTGATAGAGCGGTGATTGATTCGCTCCCCTTTTTCAGGTTTTCTTCTCTCAAGGGCTCAAAACAAGGCTTAGAGTGTGCAGTTTGCTTATCAATATTCGAAGAAACCGAGATTCTTCGATTGTTGCCCAACTGTAAGCATGCATTTCATAAGAACTGCATAGACCAGTGGCTAGAAAGTCACTCTAGCTGTCCTCTCTGCAGGTACAAGTTCGATCCAAAGGACCTCAAGAGCTTCAGCTTTTCCAATAGTTTGAGATACTTACAGAACCCTTCCAATCTATCTGAGGATcccaatcttgaactcttcgtcCAGAGAGAGCAAGATTATCATGGGTCATCAAGATTTAACCTTGGAAGCAATGACA ggaaaaaaatgaagaattattaCTTGTGAAATCAAGAAGGTAATAATAGCCAGGAACTTCTGCATAAATTCAAGCACAAGATCATTGTTTCTGATGTTATTATCAAGAACCGATGGAGTGATGTTAATTCCTCAGATTTGTTGTTCTTGAACTCTGAGATGCTTAATGTCATGTCAAGCACCAGGTTCTCCCCTGCAAATTCAAGCAGCTGTACAGGATTCTCCATGAATGAAAATATAGAAAAGATCAAAGAGGACCTAGAGAGGAAGAGATTATACGAGTCCAAGATTAGCAAAGCTGACAGAAGTGATTCATTTTCAACTTCATGTTTACTCTCTACTTCATATCAGGAGGAAAGTTCAAGGCAAATGATTAATCCTGCGGAGATGAGATCAATGTCTGAGATTACAATCTATTCAAGGTTCAAGGAGCTAAATGTGAGGAACAAAATCAAAGAATCCTTATCTCCGAGGAGTAGTAGTGAAAAGGAAGACAGGATAAGGAAGCTTTGGTTACCAACAGCAAGGAGAACAGTTCAATGGTTTGCAGGTCAAGAAAGAAACTTACAAGAGCTAGAGTACAAAAGACAAACATCGAACGTGTGA